A portion of the Flavobacterium magnum genome contains these proteins:
- a CDS encoding choice-of-anchor L domain-containing protein produces MKKFLHLLTCLLLASICFAQTDLVVTNTNNQAVYVPGTSAVYTVKVTNFGPAAATNVHVVNPIPSGITTFYWEGSNFSFGSNTNLDNTVTTLGVGEVLTYTIHLEIPNGYSGPLTSTASVTMSAPTDVNTMSNQATDTDQIANADINVVNTDNTNVYYSGQNSVYTLTVTNYGPTDAVHVVVKNDIPEGLDESSMSWSGSNGTSGTGEILNDVIELLPVGESVVYTVTIAIPATFNAIVINKAVVYTTSTDPTPENFEAIDSNVKAFGADIIVVNTDNQDYYIAGQPRVYTVTVNNAGPETATNVQVFMPAPNGTTITSWSGTNSTSGTGSLDNTIASLAAGATVTYTVTVAVPAGFNTDLVTQAAASSDQPDPNPCTRCTDTDKPGADITVSNTDNTATYVSGTQKTYTVTVTNNGPGTAENVHITNVLPAGVSVVSWTGSNGTNGGGTFDDTIASFANGATVTYSITINIPVAFSGALTHQVVVASDTIDPVPACAQCADTDTQSATDISVTNTDSSTTYNAGVLNVKTYTVTVTNNGPLETRNVLVQFAVPGATTGLTWTATNGTSGIAALNTSIATLGVGASVVYSVTLQVPATFSANFTTTATVTATATTDSATANNTAPDTDTPLGTADVVLVNTDNQEVYTAGGQAVYTVTVTNNGPSTATGVNVVFPLPAGITSMTWTGNNTSGSGAVNNTIPTLTVGQTATYTVTVNIPAGFTGNLTAQPSIASTTSVDPVTACARCVDIDTDGTPQADVAITNTDNQGFYVVNNTRVYTMTVTNNGPQTATQVHIQNPLPAGITTMTWTANNSTNGTGGIDVVIPSLANGASITYTVTVTVPANFSGSLINTATVSTTPADASAANNTATDTDVASSSDIVVTNTASNATPGYGTTEQFTVTVTNNGPQAANTIAVANPIPAGVTVMNWTGSNGSSGTGALTNTIQYLGVGNSVTYTVTIQVPATGNSVVSTATTTLASDPNPANSTATATMTMTPVNNDIGVSITDGFTTYVAGQSRVYTVTVTNNGGTAVSNIQVSSIVPGTVNNTDYTWSGNSASGSGALNNTIPTLAAGQSVTYTITVSIPSDFPQNENLIQTVSVATASDPLPANNTATDVDAPGPAANVVVNKTDGTSEYEQSRLIDDNIYDTTPAQLVPKYVTYTITVLNYGPSDSYNIRVFDNIPTNTNVAGSQIQPSYVTWSGNGASGTGILDNTINHLAVGEKMTYTVKVYIPVGFQVFSLPPVQQVNSNLINTVTATPQTPDPVMANNTSTDNDSPAAKFMYFDNDPAKLSVNHQISGLAQGLVENVLIRSHCANVSNFQMFSQGGNNSNYGIGYFKKMNSDFPIEDGLILSCGTLFDDVVDANTTYNGVAGPNDSTTDGRDWGGSTDFNTGYMVPAVGIPNNTTNDQSYIQFDFVPSAQEMSFNFIFASEEYSRNGFECTYSDVFAFILTDQATPNVHKNLAVIPNTNIPVKVTTIHQGGNCDTAGQNPQYFGKYNWDPADPTIAANAAHNYNGQTENMVAKSAVIPGHNYTIKLIIANQGDHSLASGVFIEGGSFRFEAQVTGSGPSSGINDFTGNNAVCNGGSQRIQYGDSPLPNATYAWLKNGVRIDNATDYFYDVTQSGRYTAVVTFGTGCQKTDDIDVDFTAPLPTKDPFDVAICQQDPPFHFNIDQTAYILNNFNPANYPISYYENEQDAIDEGLNDIQSLYGSLDYVVNTPMAEGETKTIYVRIADQGSGSNCVLIKPIKLSRTFSKGEISYPAGPHCIGGGTVSVTQSTEFTTGGYYEATPSGLNIDFLTGQIDLDSNTQTGSYTIKYKIPQGTCDAYESQPVTFDVSACLATTITPHGPVCAGDTFSLATSAVNQPDVTYTWSDANGVIDTTTVPQLDGIVAPTTGGSYTYSVVASIGAESSAASSLTLVVNPIPSATISAPNNVCSGDVAHVVITGTPGDTVKYTDGTTEVPVVITSSNTYEFDTPALTSPISYQLVDITGATTPPCSQTFIAGTAGTSVTISVGTPTAQITGPATTTVCEGESVTITVLGTPGAVVNYTGGTTGGGSVNLDATSGQGSITQTLATNTTYTLTSIDVAACGQTQAITGETITITVFPTPALTAFSATSATVCEGTPATLSFAGTANATVNFHDSTGAVFSYVIPASGNGQTDLPASTYTLDNITSTDSCVKALSQSVTITEDLRPVITTEPVDPAPICEQETFSMSVQANGTDLTYEWKHGAVTVQNGTSNIYTKTNATLADGGTYTVTVHGKCAPDAVSVAVQAIVNEGPHVVTDPVAPSNSCPGDDVVLTVATTGTDASTTYIWRKGADPVPGAPSSDTLELFGVTETDEGSYTVEVINSGCPSVTSNPVVVTVDVSTAITQQPQAAYNQCTGDSFALEVSADGGNLNYEWSRGGIVVQSGPSSTYNIANATVNDAGTYHVTVTGTCGAPQISTDAVVAISVAPQIIQQPMSLPPLCAGQALSLSVQASGDVTLYQWQHNGVNVGTNSPNYFVSSTTAADSGEYVCVVSNDTCDPITSAPAIITIINSPTITQQPVSKTVCVDDTIRLFVTTTGDVTYRWQFNGVDTGVTTSVLEIQNAQLTDSGVYRCIVSDATNTCPDIYSQPATITVRPLPDASIANGADTTICDNTGTDVIFTGTPNAIVTYTVNGGEAQTITLNPSGSARLLTGVLGETTTYSLVSVAANNNPPCPKMLTGEAVVTVLEIPDPELYQDGYICLDPVTGQTMAGSSYELNTGLSTADGYEFVWYLDDVEIPGATEGVYDAVAAGTYEVTITDTATGCTDSATAPIITSTPPATITADVVTGYFDENATIVVTASPAGEYEYRLDDGPWQSENVFAGVTTVFSQTTTGDHTVYVRDPKACVELAYDVKVVDYPKYFTPNGDGIHDTWNISVLSNQPNAKIYIFDRFGKLLKQISTTNPTGWDGTYNGQPMTADDYWFVVEYMEQGINKEFRAHFTLKR; encoded by the coding sequence ATGAAAAAATTTTTACATTTATTAACCTGTCTCTTACTCGCGTCAATCTGTTTTGCACAGACTGACCTGGTGGTGACCAATACCAACAATCAGGCGGTTTACGTGCCGGGCACTTCTGCGGTTTACACGGTAAAGGTAACCAATTTCGGGCCGGCTGCTGCGACCAATGTGCATGTCGTCAATCCGATTCCGAGTGGCATCACTACATTCTACTGGGAAGGCAGTAATTTTTCATTCGGATCGAATACGAACCTCGACAACACGGTGACTACACTGGGCGTAGGGGAAGTCCTGACCTATACCATACACCTCGAGATCCCGAACGGCTATTCGGGGCCGCTGACCAGCACGGCGAGCGTCACGATGTCGGCACCGACAGATGTGAATACTATGTCTAACCAGGCTACGGATACGGACCAGATTGCCAACGCCGACATCAATGTGGTCAACACTGACAACACCAATGTCTATTATTCCGGACAAAACTCGGTTTATACGCTCACGGTCACCAACTACGGACCGACAGACGCCGTGCATGTAGTCGTAAAAAACGATATACCGGAGGGCTTGGATGAATCGTCGATGTCATGGTCAGGTAGTAACGGCACCTCAGGGACAGGCGAAATCCTCAATGACGTCATCGAGCTGCTGCCTGTTGGTGAAAGTGTGGTGTATACTGTCACGATAGCTATTCCGGCGACGTTCAATGCGATCGTTATCAATAAAGCGGTCGTTTATACCACTTCGACAGATCCTACACCGGAAAATTTCGAGGCTATTGATTCGAACGTAAAGGCGTTTGGGGCAGATATCATTGTAGTCAATACCGACAATCAGGATTATTATATCGCGGGGCAGCCGCGCGTGTATACAGTAACCGTAAACAATGCAGGCCCTGAAACCGCAACCAATGTGCAGGTGTTTATGCCGGCACCAAACGGAACGACAATCACAAGCTGGTCCGGGACGAATAGTACCTCAGGAACCGGAAGTCTTGATAATACAATCGCCTCGCTTGCGGCAGGAGCCACCGTAACGTACACCGTAACTGTAGCGGTACCTGCAGGATTCAATACCGATCTTGTGACCCAGGCAGCCGCTTCGAGTGACCAGCCCGATCCCAACCCTTGTACCCGCTGCACTGACACAGATAAACCGGGCGCCGATATCACAGTGTCCAATACGGATAACACAGCAACGTACGTTTCCGGGACACAGAAAACGTACACGGTGACGGTAACCAATAATGGGCCAGGCACTGCCGAGAATGTGCATATCACCAATGTATTGCCCGCAGGTGTCAGCGTGGTAAGCTGGACAGGAAGCAATGGTACAAACGGTGGGGGTACCTTCGACGATACCATCGCATCATTTGCCAACGGGGCAACGGTGACCTACAGCATCACAATAAACATTCCGGTTGCCTTTTCGGGCGCGCTGACCCATCAGGTTGTTGTCGCTTCGGATACCATCGATCCGGTTCCGGCGTGTGCCCAATGCGCAGATACCGACACACAATCGGCAACAGACATTTCGGTTACCAATACTGACAGCAGCACGACTTATAATGCCGGGGTCCTCAACGTAAAGACCTATACTGTTACGGTAACCAACAACGGGCCTTTGGAAACAAGGAATGTCCTGGTTCAGTTTGCCGTGCCAGGCGCTACCACAGGCCTGACGTGGACGGCTACAAACGGCACATCCGGAATCGCAGCGCTGAATACCTCGATCGCGACGCTTGGCGTGGGTGCCTCTGTAGTTTATTCCGTAACATTACAGGTTCCGGCGACATTTTCTGCCAATTTCACAACCACAGCAACCGTCACGGCAACGGCCACCACAGATTCCGCTACTGCCAATAATACGGCGCCGGATACTGACACACCTCTAGGCACTGCCGATGTGGTGTTGGTAAATACAGACAACCAGGAAGTGTACACTGCAGGCGGACAAGCGGTGTATACCGTTACGGTGACCAACAATGGGCCGTCGACGGCCACGGGCGTCAACGTCGTATTCCCGTTGCCCGCAGGGATCACTTCAATGACCTGGACCGGCAACAACACCTCAGGGTCAGGGGCCGTCAACAATACCATCCCTACGCTTACCGTAGGGCAAACGGCTACTTATACCGTCACGGTGAACATACCTGCTGGCTTTACAGGAAACCTTACTGCGCAGCCGTCGATTGCGTCGACGACTTCAGTAGACCCGGTTACAGCCTGCGCACGCTGTGTTGACATAGATACTGATGGTACCCCTCAGGCGGATGTAGCCATCACCAATACAGATAACCAGGGTTTTTATGTTGTAAACAATACTAGGGTTTATACGATGACGGTGACCAATAACGGGCCACAGACGGCTACGCAGGTACATATTCAAAATCCGCTGCCTGCGGGAATCACTACGATGACCTGGACTGCCAACAACAGCACGAACGGTACGGGTGGGATTGACGTGGTCATCCCGTCATTGGCAAACGGCGCCTCAATCACCTACACGGTAACGGTCACGGTGCCGGCGAATTTCAGCGGCAGCCTCATCAATACGGCTACGGTCAGCACCACACCTGCGGATGCCTCAGCCGCCAATAACACGGCTACCGATACCGATGTGGCCTCTTCCTCAGATATCGTTGTGACCAACACGGCCTCTAATGCCACGCCGGGTTATGGTACGACAGAACAATTTACAGTGACGGTGACCAATAACGGTCCGCAGGCTGCCAATACCATAGCGGTTGCGAATCCAATTCCTGCAGGTGTGACTGTAATGAACTGGACAGGAAGCAATGGATCGTCAGGGACGGGTGCCTTGACCAACACGATACAATACCTTGGCGTAGGAAATTCCGTTACCTATACCGTTACCATACAGGTTCCGGCTACCGGGAATTCGGTAGTAAGTACCGCCACAACCACTTTGGCTAGCGATCCGAATCCGGCCAATTCCACCGCCACGGCCACAATGACCATGACGCCGGTGAACAATGACATCGGAGTGTCGATTACAGACGGATTTACAACCTACGTAGCCGGACAAAGCCGGGTGTACACGGTAACCGTGACCAACAATGGCGGCACCGCCGTGTCTAACATACAGGTTAGCAGTATTGTTCCCGGTACGGTAAACAACACAGATTACACCTGGAGCGGCAACAGTGCTTCAGGATCGGGCGCTCTTAACAATACCATTCCGACACTTGCCGCGGGGCAGAGTGTGACTTATACAATTACAGTGTCAATCCCGTCGGATTTCCCTCAGAACGAAAACCTGATCCAGACGGTGAGCGTTGCTACAGCATCGGATCCGTTGCCTGCAAATAATACCGCTACCGATGTTGATGCACCGGGCCCAGCTGCGAACGTGGTCGTAAATAAGACCGACGGCACTTCGGAGTACGAACAATCGCGTCTTATCGATGATAATATTTATGATACGACGCCGGCCCAACTGGTACCGAAATATGTGACTTACACAATTACGGTGCTTAATTACGGTCCGAGCGATTCATACAACATCAGGGTGTTCGACAATATTCCAACCAATACCAACGTCGCAGGATCGCAAATACAGCCTTCTTATGTGACGTGGTCAGGAAACGGCGCCAGCGGCACGGGTATACTCGACAATACCATAAACCACCTGGCAGTCGGGGAAAAAATGACTTACACCGTTAAAGTATACATACCTGTGGGATTCCAGGTGTTTTCGTTGCCGCCAGTACAGCAGGTAAACAGCAATTTGATCAATACGGTTACCGCTACCCCGCAAACACCGGATCCGGTGATGGCTAACAACACCAGTACCGATAACGATAGTCCTGCTGCGAAATTCATGTACTTTGACAATGATCCGGCAAAACTTTCGGTCAACCATCAGATAAGCGGGCTGGCGCAGGGCCTGGTAGAAAATGTACTGATCCGTTCGCATTGCGCCAACGTATCCAATTTCCAGATGTTTTCACAGGGTGGAAATAACAGCAACTACGGAATTGGGTATTTCAAAAAGATGAATTCTGACTTTCCTATTGAGGATGGGCTGATCCTGAGCTGCGGAACACTGTTTGATGATGTTGTTGACGCGAATACGACCTACAACGGAGTCGCAGGTCCAAATGACAGTACGACGGACGGCCGCGACTGGGGTGGCTCTACGGATTTCAATACAGGTTACATGGTGCCTGCGGTGGGCATCCCGAATAATACGACCAATGACCAGTCGTACATTCAGTTTGACTTCGTGCCTTCGGCACAGGAGATGAGCTTTAACTTCATTTTTGCTTCAGAAGAATACAGCAGGAACGGGTTTGAATGTACTTATTCCGACGTATTCGCCTTCATACTTACAGACCAGGCCACACCTAACGTCCATAAAAACCTCGCAGTGATCCCCAACACGAACATACCTGTTAAAGTCACTACAATCCATCAGGGAGGCAATTGCGATACAGCAGGCCAAAACCCACAATACTTCGGAAAGTACAACTGGGATCCTGCAGATCCAACCATTGCAGCCAATGCGGCGCACAATTATAACGGGCAAACTGAGAATATGGTTGCCAAATCCGCGGTGATTCCCGGACACAACTATACGATCAAGCTGATTATCGCCAATCAGGGCGACCATTCGCTTGCTTCGGGCGTATTTATTGAAGGCGGCAGCTTCAGATTCGAGGCGCAGGTTACAGGTTCCGGTCCGTCATCGGGAATCAATGATTTTACCGGTAACAATGCGGTTTGCAATGGTGGTTCCCAGAGAATCCAATATGGTGACAGTCCGTTGCCTAATGCCACCTATGCCTGGCTAAAAAATGGCGTAAGGATTGATAATGCGACGGATTATTTCTATGATGTAACGCAGTCAGGCAGGTATACAGCTGTGGTTACTTTTGGTACGGGCTGCCAGAAAACGGATGATATCGACGTCGATTTCACAGCACCATTGCCTACCAAAGATCCGTTTGATGTGGCTATTTGCCAGCAGGATCCGCCGTTCCATTTTAATATTGACCAGACCGCATACATCCTCAATAATTTTAACCCGGCTAATTATCCGATCAGCTATTATGAGAATGAGCAGGATGCGATTGATGAAGGGCTTAACGATATCCAAAGTCTGTACGGCAGCCTCGATTATGTGGTGAATACCCCGATGGCGGAAGGCGAGACAAAAACCATTTATGTCAGGATTGCCGATCAGGGAAGCGGCAGCAATTGCGTGCTGATCAAGCCGATCAAGCTTTCAAGGACTTTCTCAAAAGGTGAAATCAGTTATCCCGCAGGTCCGCATTGCATCGGCGGAGGAACGGTATCGGTAACGCAGAGTACGGAATTCACTACAGGAGGGTATTACGAAGCGACACCGTCAGGCCTGAATATAGATTTCCTCACAGGACAAATCGACCTCGACAGCAATACCCAAACGGGATCTTACACCATTAAATACAAAATTCCACAAGGTACCTGCGATGCATATGAATCGCAACCGGTGACATTTGATGTGAGCGCCTGTCTTGCCACGACGATTACGCCGCATGGTCCCGTGTGTGCCGGGGATACATTCAGTCTCGCTACTTCCGCCGTGAATCAGCCAGACGTCACCTATACCTGGTCTGATGCCAACGGGGTTATCGATACAACCACCGTGCCCCAGCTTGACGGAATTGTCGCCCCAACGACTGGCGGAAGTTACACTTACAGCGTGGTGGCGAGTATTGGTGCTGAGTCTTCGGCGGCAAGTTCGCTGACTTTGGTTGTTAACCCTATTCCATCTGCGACCATTTCTGCACCGAATAACGTCTGCAGCGGCGACGTCGCCCATGTCGTGATTACCGGAACACCGGGCGATACCGTCAAGTATACTGATGGCACCACGGAAGTCCCCGTAGTCATTACAAGTTCCAATACCTATGAATTCGATACCCCGGCCTTGACCTCGCCAATCAGTTACCAGCTCGTTGACATTACAGGCGCAACGACACCACCATGTTCGCAAACCTTCATTGCAGGTACTGCGGGTACATCCGTAACGATTTCCGTGGGGACGCCTACAGCCCAGATTACGGGTCCGGCAACAACTACAGTATGTGAGGGCGAAAGTGTCACGATCACCGTGTTGGGTACGCCCGGAGCGGTGGTCAACTATACGGGAGGTACCACAGGTGGCGGTTCGGTGAATCTGGATGCTACGAGTGGACAGGGCAGCATTACCCAAACCCTGGCCACAAATACCACCTACACACTGACCAGTATTGATGTGGCTGCATGCGGACAAACGCAGGCCATTACGGGTGAGACCATTACCATCACGGTATTCCCTACGCCTGCTCTTACAGCGTTCTCTGCCACGAGCGCAACAGTGTGTGAGGGCACGCCCGCCACATTGTCGTTTGCAGGGACCGCCAATGCGACGGTCAACTTCCACGACAGCACCGGTGCAGTATTCAGTTACGTCATACCGGCATCGGGTAACGGACAGACAGATTTACCAGCGTCCACGTATACGCTAGACAATATTACAAGTACAGACTCCTGTGTGAAGGCACTTTCGCAATCGGTAACGATAACAGAAGACCTCAGGCCTGTCATTACAACAGAACCTGTAGATCCGGCTCCGATATGCGAGCAGGAAACATTCAGTATGAGTGTACAGGCGAATGGGACTGATTTGACATACGAATGGAAGCATGGTGCAGTAACGGTACAGAACGGAACTTCCAATATATACACAAAAACCAACGCCACGCTGGCCGATGGCGGTACCTACACAGTCACCGTGCACGGCAAATGCGCGCCTGATGCCGTTTCTGTGGCAGTTCAGGCCATTGTAAACGAAGGGCCTCACGTAGTCACTGATCCCGTTGCGCCATCAAACAGTTGTCCTGGCGACGATGTTGTACTTACGGTAGCCACCACAGGAACAGATGCTTCTACGACTTACATATGGAGGAAAGGTGCCGATCCGGTTCCCGGCGCGCCAAGCTCCGATACGCTTGAGTTGTTCGGCGTCACTGAAACCGATGAAGGGTCATATACCGTTGAGGTAATCAATAGCGGATGTCCTTCGGTTACGTCAAATCCCGTTGTGGTTACCGTTGATGTATCTACCGCGATTACACAACAACCTCAGGCCGCTTACAACCAATGTACAGGCGACAGCTTTGCGCTGGAAGTCTCCGCGGATGGAGGAAATTTAAATTATGAATGGAGCAGGGGAGGCATCGTGGTACAATCCGGACCATCGAGCACTTATAATATCGCGAATGCTACAGTCAACGATGCGGGAACTTACCATGTTACCGTAACGGGAACCTGTGGTGCGCCGCAGATTTCGACTGATGCGGTTGTAGCAATCAGTGTAGCCCCGCAGATTATACAACAGCCAATGTCATTGCCTCCGCTGTGTGCGGGTCAGGCATTGAGCCTGAGCGTGCAGGCCAGCGGCGATGTGACGCTCTATCAATGGCAGCACAATGGTGTTAACGTGGGTACGAATTCACCCAATTACTTCGTGTCCTCAACGACCGCGGCCGATTCAGGGGAATATGTCTGTGTCGTCAGCAACGACACCTGTGATCCGATAACTTCGGCGCCGGCAATTATAACCATCATCAACTCGCCGACGATTACCCAACAACCGGTATCAAAAACGGTTTGTGTTGACGATACAATCAGGTTGTTCGTAACGACCACAGGCGATGTGACGTACAGATGGCAGTTCAACGGTGTCGATACAGGTGTGACCACTTCGGTACTGGAAATACAGAACGCACAGCTGACAGACAGTGGTGTATACCGTTGTATCGTCAGCGATGCGACCAATACCTGTCCTGATATTTATTCCCAACCGGCCACAATCACCGTGCGTCCGCTGCCTGATGCAAGCATCGCTAACGGCGCAGATACCACTATTTGTGACAACACCGGTACCGATGTGATCTTTACCGGAACGCCAAATGCCATTGTGACCTACACGGTCAACGGTGGCGAAGCGCAAACCATTACACTGAATCCTTCGGGCTCGGCGAGATTGCTGACCGGCGTTTTGGGAGAGACTACCACCTATAGTCTCGTGAGCGTTGCGGCTAATAATAATCCGCCCTGTCCTAAAATGTTGACCGGTGAAGCGGTAGTCACAGTCCTTGAAATTCCTGATCCGGAACTTTACCAGGACGGATACATTTGTCTGGATCCTGTAACAGGACAAACCATGGCAGGTTCTTCTTATGAGCTCAATACCGGACTGTCTACCGCGGATGGGTATGAGTTCGTCTGGTATCTCGATGATGTAGAGATTCCGGGCGCCACTGAAGGGGTTTACGACGCGGTGGCCGCCGGAACTTACGAAGTCACCATTACCGATACGGCTACGGGCTGTACTGATTCTGCGACAGCACCCATAATAACGTCTACGCCACCCGCGACCATTACGGCAGATGTTGTAACAGGCTATTTTGATGAAAATGCCACCATCGTGGTAACCGCTTCGCCGGCTGGTGAATATGAGTACCGTCTCGACGACGGGCCATGGCAGTCAGAGAATGTTTTCGCAGGCGTCACTACGGTATTTTCACAGACTACAACGGGAGACCATACGGTTTACGTAAGGGACCCGAAAGCCTGTGTTGAATTGGCTTACGATGTGAAAGTTGTGGATTATCCAAAGTATTTTACACCCAATGGTGACGGAATTCATGATACTTGGAATATTTCTGTATTAAGTAATCAACCTAACGCAAAAATTTATATATTTGACCGGTTCGGAAAATTGCTGAAGCAAATCAGTACAACAAATCCAACGGGTTGGGACGGTACTTATAACGGCCAACCTATGACGGCAGATGATTACTGGTTTGTGGTGGAGTATATGGAACAGGGAATCAATAAAGAATTTAGAGCACATTTTACATTAAAACGTTAA
- a CDS encoding NifU family protein, with translation MKNVIIKETQNPAILKFEFPDFITQNNSYEFKNIDEAAASPLAQQLFYLPFVKTVYISGNFIAIERYNIVDWNDVKDAVAEQIDEFTAKGGTIIREEAPKPWDKKQPATVYGETTPNPSVLKFVVNRMVTTAAAEFRNIDEAAASPLAQELFKFPFVKEIFIDENYISVTKYDIADWSEITLEIRSFIREFIENGGTVIDNSQLAENPTAAKQKISNFDNLDVTSQQIVNILEEYVKPAVQADGGNILFDSYDEADHRVKVVLQGACSGCPSSTFTLKNGIESMLRDMLKNDNIKVEALNA, from the coding sequence ATGAAAAATGTTATAATAAAGGAAACCCAGAATCCGGCGATATTAAAGTTCGAATTCCCGGATTTCATTACCCAGAATAACAGCTACGAATTCAAGAATATCGACGAGGCCGCCGCCTCCCCGCTTGCACAGCAGCTCTTCTACCTGCCCTTCGTGAAGACGGTATATATCTCCGGTAATTTCATTGCCATAGAACGTTACAACATCGTTGACTGGAACGATGTGAAGGATGCCGTAGCCGAACAGATTGACGAGTTTACCGCAAAAGGCGGAACGATCATCAGGGAAGAAGCGCCAAAGCCCTGGGATAAGAAGCAGCCTGCCACGGTATACGGTGAAACCACGCCGAATCCATCGGTCCTAAAATTTGTCGTCAACCGCATGGTAACCACCGCGGCGGCTGAATTCAGGAATATCGATGAAGCGGCAGCCTCCCCTCTCGCACAGGAACTCTTCAAATTTCCGTTTGTCAAAGAAATCTTTATTGACGAGAACTACATCTCGGTCACAAAATACGATATCGCCGACTGGTCTGAAATTACCCTGGAGATTCGTTCATTCATCAGGGAATTCATAGAAAACGGAGGCACCGTTATAGACAACAGCCAGCTCGCTGAAAACCCTACCGCAGCGAAACAGAAAATTTCAAATTTTGACAACCTCGATGTGACCTCACAGCAAATCGTAAACATCCTCGAGGAATATGTCAAACCTGCCGTGCAGGCTGACGGAGGCAACATCCTTTTCGATTCCTATGACGAAGCCGATCACCGCGTAAAAGTCGTCCTCCAGGGCGCGTGCAGCGGCTGCCCTTCCTCCACGTTTACTTTAAAAAACGGCATTGAGAGCATGCTCAGGGACATGCTTAAAAATGACAACATCAAAGTCGAAGCGCTAAATGCATAA